One region of Fragaria vesca subsp. vesca linkage group LG4, FraVesHawaii_1.0, whole genome shotgun sequence genomic DNA includes:
- the LOC101314460 gene encoding putative pentatricopeptide repeat-containing protein At1g26500-like: protein MIARQRQTLTKPLQNLLLRFLTTESTPPRLANPPSPVDPAHLLRVCTILYQQQNSPEPRLHSNLNSLSFNLTHEFFLQVCNNFPLSWRPVYLFYQYTQQANPTFAHTAVSLNKMLDVVGKSRNIDLFWELINEMGRRRLVNHATFIIALKTLAKARELKKCVEFFHVMSSRGIECDKEILNKVVKSLCGLRLVEEAKFVVFKLKEMIGVDGVTYKCLIDGFCDVGDLVEASKIWNLMVDEGFDPCVGAVEKMMETLFKTNRDVEAMTLFQMMRVKRMGDLGLSSYRLVIEWMCKKGKVENARVVFDEMRERGIEADSLTLGALVYGLLARRRVNEAYGIVEGIEKPDISVYHGLMKGLLRLKRPGEATQVFREMIKRGREPNMHTYVMLLQGHMGKRGRKGKDPLVNFDTIFVGGLVKAGKSLEATKYVERATKRGLEVPRFNYNQFLHYYSNEEGVAMFEEVGKKLREAGMVDLADIFQRYGEKMAMRDRRRNRVVEPLVEGS from the coding sequence ATGATAGCGAGACAAAGACAAACCCTCACAAAACCCCTGCAAAACCTCCTCCTCCGCTTCCTCACAACCGAGTCGACTCCTCCCCGACTCGCCAACCCACCGTCCCCAGTCGACCCGGCCCACCTCCTCCGCGTCTGTACCATCCTCTACCAACAACAGAACTCGCCGGAGCCGCGCCTCCACTCCAATCTCAACTCACTCAGCTTCAACCTCACCCACGAGTTCTTCCTCCAAGTCTGCAACAACTTCCCTCTCTCATGGCGTCCCGTCTATCTCTTCTACCAGTACACCCAGCAGGCCAACCCCACTTTCGCCCACACCGCAGTTTCGCTGAACAAAATGCTCGACGTCGTCGGAAAGTCCCGGAACATCGATCTGTTCTGGGAGTTGATCAATGAGATGGGACGGCGTCGTTTGGTTAATCATGCCACCTTCATCATTGCGTTGAAAACTCTTGCTAAGGCTAGAGAGTTGAAGAAATGCGTGGAGTTTTTTCATGTCATGAGTAGTCGTGGAATCGAGTGTGATAAGGAGATTTTGAACAAGGTGGTTAAGAGTCTTTGTGGGTTGAGACTTGTGGAGGAGGCTAAGTTTGTGGTGTTTAAGTTGAAGGAGATGATTGGGGTTGATGGGGTTACTTATAAGTGTTTGATTGATGGGTTTTGTGATGTGGGGGACCTGGTTGAGGCTTCCAAGATTTGGAACTTGATGGTGGATGAAGGGTTTGATCCTTGTGTTGGTGCTGTTGAGAAGATGATGGAGACTCTTTTTAAAACGAATCGGGATGTCGAGGCCATGACGCTGTTTCAGATGATGAGGGTGAAGAGGATGGGGGACTTGGGGCTTTCGAGTTATAGGCTTGTGATTGAGTGGATGTGTAAGAAGGGGAAGGTTGAGAATGCACGTGTTGTGTTTGATGAAATGCGCGAGAGAGGGATTGAGGCGGATAGCTTGACGTTGGGGGCACTGGTTTATGGTCTTTTGGCGAGGAGGAGAGTCAACGAGGCTTATGGGATTGTGGAAGGGATTGAGAAGCCGGATATCAGTGTGTACCATGGGTTGATGAAGGGGCTGTTGAGGTTGAAAAGGCCAGGGGAAGCGACGCAAGTGTTTAGGGAGATGATCAAGAGGGGGCGTGAGCCTAACATGCACACATATGTCATGTTATTGCAGGGGCATATGGGAAAGAGAGGGAGGAAGGGGAAGGATCCGCTTGTGAATTTCGACACTATTTTCGTTGGGGGTTTGGTTAAGGCAGGGAAGTCATTGGAAGCCACCAAGTATGTGGAGAGAGCGACAAAAAGAGGGCTTGAGGTACCTAGATTCAATTATAACCAGTTTTTGCATTACTACTCTAATGAGGAAGGGGTGGCAATGTTTGAGGAGGTGGGGAAGAAATTAAGGGAGGCCGGGATGGTTGATTTGGCGGATATTTTCCAGAGATATGGGGAGAAAATGGCGATGAGAGATAGAAGAAGAAACAGAGTGGTCGAGCCATTAGTAGAGGGTTCATAA
- the LOC101315045 gene encoding F-box protein At2g26160-like: MTRIKKLNKHASATFSSYLSAWPDLLFLVLDKLLEPIDHVRCAAVCKQWQSLAKEYNLATQRWSRVAPMLMISGRSSTSMFSVSEGKSYIKNVQLPNKHKKICGSSHGWLAIVDKTSQDITLVNPFAQAMAPIHLPHFEENVSKVILSAGPALNPTSYMVVAIYNSTKLSVLRGGEEDWNCIRLPDKLFDSLTDVIIYKGQIYAVSVCGKIVSINVSKCVINSSHSQESLDVRVFMTCSREFRYCDEAYLVESTKGHLWHVQSCYIGVTQFDGSVLFEKSFRVYKVEFIDTDGCMVKHVEVKTIEDEALFLGKNYSLSVSASKLPGYRLNSIYYTGDSESVMTIYDVELGTACYPNCGQKPPGLWIAPPFKGLC, translated from the coding sequence ATGACCAGAATAAAAAAATTGAACAAGCACGCTTCAGCTACCTTCAGTAGCTACTTATCAGCATGGCCTGATCTTCTCTTTTTGGTTTTGGACAAGTTGTTGGAACCCATCGACCATGTTCGTTGTGCTGCTGTCTGCAAGCAATGGCAGTCTCTTGCAAAAGAATATAATCTTGCGACGCAGCGATGGAGCAGGGTAGCTCCTATGCTCATGATTTCCGGCAGATCATCTACATCGATGTTCAGTGTTTCCGAAGGAAAAAGCTACATTAAAAATGTTCAGCTTCCGAACAAACATAAGAAAATTTGTGGCTCTAGCCATGGTTGGTTGGCCATAGTAGACAAAACTAGTCAGGACATAACTCTGGTGAACCCCTTTGCACAAGCAATGGCGCCCATTCATCTCCCTCATTTTGAGGAGAACGTCTCAAAGGTCATCCTTTCTGCCGGTCCTGCTTTGAACCCAACAAGTTATATGGTTGTAGCAATCTACAATTCGACGAAGTTGTCTGTTCTTAGAGGAGGAGAGGAAGATTGGAATTGCATCAGACTACCAGACAAACTATTTGACAGTCTTACTGATGTTATAATTTATAAAGGCCAGATCTACGCAGTATCAGTTTGTGGAAAGATCGTGTCAATCAATGTTAGCAAGTGTGTTATCAACTCTTCACATTCTCAAGAATCACTGGATGTTCGGGTGTTCATGACTTGCAGTAGGGAATTTAGGTATTGTGATGAGGCCTATCTCGTGGAATCAACCAAGGGGCACCTTTGGCACGTACAAAGTTGTTACATTGGAGTAACACAATTCGACGGCAGTGTACTTTTCGAAAAGAGTTTCAGGGTATACAAGGTGGAGTTCATCGATACAGATGGTTGCATGGTGAAGCATGTTGAGGTAAAAACCATAGAAGATGAGGCATTGTTCCTTGGCAAAAATTATTCATTATCTGTTTCGGCTTCAAAGCTTCCAGGGTACCGGCTAAATTCCATATACTACACTGGAGATTCGGAATCTGTTATGACAATTTATGATGTAGAGTTGGGAACTGCTTGCTATCCCAATTGTGGCCAAAAGCCACCCGGACTCTGGATTGCGCCACCGTTTAAGGGCCTCTGCTAG
- the LOC101314748 gene encoding putative F-box protein At3g25750-like — protein MTRIKKLNKHASATFSSYLSAWPDLLFLVLDKLLEPIDHVRCAAVCKQWQSLGKEYNLATQRWSRVAPMLMISGRSSTSMFSVSEGKSYIKNVQLPNKHNRICGSSHGWLAIVDKTSQDITLVNPFAQAMVPINLPHFKENVSKVILSADPALNPTSYMVVAIYNSTKLAVLRGGEEDWNCIRLPDKLFDSLTDVIIYKGQIYAVSVCGKIVSINVNNCVINSSHSQESLDVRVFMTRSRKFRFRECDEAYLVESTKGHLWHVQRRNIGETQFDGSILFEDGFRVDEVEFSDTDGCMVKHVEVESIGDEALFLGKNYSVSVSASKLPWCLPNSIYFTGDLESVMTIYDVDQLGTACAACDPNYGQKPPGLWITPPFKGLC, from the coding sequence ATGACCAGAATAAAAAAATTGAACAAGCACGCTTCAGCTACCTTCAGTAGCTACTTATCAGCATGGCCTGATCTTCTCTTTTTGGTTTTGGACAAGTTGTTGGAACCCATCGACCATGTCCGTTGTGCTGCCGTCTGCAAGCAATGGCAATCTCTTGGAAAAGAATATAATCTTGCGACGCAGCGATGGAGCAGGGTAGCTCCTATGCTCATGATTTCCGGCAGATCATCTACATCGATGTTCAGTGTTTCCGAAGGAAAAAGCTACATTAAAAATGTTCAGCTTCCGAACAAACATAACAGGATTTGTGGCTCTAGCCATGGTTGGTTGGCCATAGTAGACAAAACTAGTCAGGACATAACTCTTGTGAACCCCTTTGCACAAGCAATGGTGCCCATTAATCTCCCTCATTTTAAGGAGAACGTCTCAAAGGTCATCCTTTCTGCCGATCCTGCTTTGAATCCAACAAGTTATATGGTTGTAGCAATCTACAATTCGACAAAGTTAGCTGTTCTTAGAGGAGGAGAGGAAGATTGGAATTGCATCAGACTACCAGACAAACTATTTGACAGTCTTACTGATGTTATAATTTATAAAGGCCAGATCTACGCAGTATCAGTTTGTGGAAAGATTGTGTCAATCAATGTTAACAACTGTGTTATCAACTCTTCACATTCTCAAGAATCACTGGATGTTCGGGTGTTCATGACTCGCAGTAGGAAATTTAGATTTAGGGAATGTGATGAGGCCTATCTCGTGGAATCAACCAAGGGACACCTATGGCACGTACAAAGACGTAACATAGGAGAAACACAATTTGATGGCAGTATACTTTTCGAAGATGGATTTAGGGTAGACGAGGTTGAGTTCAGCGATACAGATGGTTGCATGGTAAAGCATGTTGAGGTAGAAAGCATAGGAGATGAGGCTTTGTTCCTTGGCAAAAATTATTCAGTATCTGTTTCGGCTTCAAAGCTTCCATGGTGCCTGCCAAATTCCATATACTTCACTGGAGATTTGGAATCTGTTATGACAATTTACGATGTAGATCAGTTGGGAACTGCTTGTGCAGCTTGCGATCCAAATTATGGCCAAAAGCCACCCGGACTCTGGATTACGCCACCATTTAAGGGCCTCTGCTAA